DNA from Luteolibacter yonseiensis:
CTTTTTACCATGTATACCCGTCGTCATTTTCTTCAAACCACGTTCGGCGCAAGTGCCGGGCTGATCGCCGTCCCCGGCATTTTTTCCGGCTCTCTCTTCGCGCAGGATTCTCCGAACAAGCGGATCCAGGTCGCGCAGATCGGCTGTGGCCGCATGGGGCTGGCGGACATGGAATCGATCCTGTCTGAGAAGCTCGCCCGCGTCGTCGCGGTTTGTGATCTTGATCCGAAACGCGCCGCCGAGGGCAAGCGCCGCATCGAGGGAAAATACAAGAAGGACGGCGAGTCCTCCGTTTCGGTGAAGGTTTATTCCGACTACCGCGAGTTGTTGGCGGATCCCACCATCGACGCCGTGGTCGTCAGCCTGCCGGACCACTGGCATGGCCTGGCCGCTTCCGCCGCGGCCATCGCAGGAAAACACATCTATTGCCAGAAGCCGCTCACCTATAACATCCAGGAGTCCATCGCCCTCCGCACCGCCGTCCGGGCGAAGAAAGTGATCCTCCAGACGGGTTCCCAGCAACGTTCGGAGAATCCCTTCACCGCGTTCCGCGCCGCCATTGAATCGGTCTGGAACGGCCGTGTCGGCAAGCTGAAGTCCATCCAGATCGGCGTGGGGCTGGACAAGGCGAGCGGCAGGAAACCGCAGGCCATGCCGATCCCTGCGGGATTCGATTTCGATACCTGGCTGGGCTCCGCGCCGCAGCAGGATTACATGGAAGGCCGCGTTCATCCGCAGGACAGCTTCGGCGGTCGTCCCGGCTGGATCACCACCGAGGATTTCGGCCTCGGCATGATCACGAACTGGGGGGCACACCACCTCGACATCGCCCACCTCGTCATGGGCCAGCAGCTCGGCGGCCCGAGCACGGTCGAAGCCAAGGCGGGATTCATGAAGGATGACCAATGGACCGTGCACGACACCTACCACATCGAGATGCTCTATCCGGACGACGTGAAGGTGGTGTTGGATAACAAATTTGAAAACGGTCTTAAAATCGAAGGCGAGGAAGGCTGGATCTTCTGCACCCGTGGCGCGGTGAAAGTCACCGCCAGCGATGGGAACGGTTCCAAGGATGATGGAAAAAGCGCCCTGCGTGCCAGCGATCCGAAACTCATCAGTCCGCTCGGTGCCGATGCCAAACGTCTCGCGCCCAGCAGCAATCAATACCGGAACTGGCTGGAGGCGATTGTCGCGAACAAGGATCCGATCGCCCCGGTGGATGAAGCGGCCCGCAGCGTGCAGGCGTGTTGCGCCGGCTGGATCAGCATGAAACTCGGTCGCAAGGTGACATGGGATGTGAAGACCGAGTCCTTCGGCAACGATGCGGAAGCCAACGCGTTTTGCAGCCGCAAGGCCCGCAAGGCCGAATTCGACATCGCCGCTCTTCTGAAATCGGGTGGGATCTGACGGACGCGATCGACGACAGGCGAGGGATGGTCGACGGGTGAAGATTTTTTCAGCCCGTCGGTCCCTCTCCGGAAGATTCACGGCAGCAGGATGATCCGGTAAAACGCTCCGGTCGGCGGTGGTTCGCTATCCGTGAAATGTCCGGGGCCGTCCGTGATCGGTGCGAGGGTTTCCAGCAGTTCCCATGGCCCGGCGGGATCGGCGCCGCGCCGGACTTCGAAGACCAGTCCGGCGGCGGAGGGCCAGGTCAGCGTGAAACCCGAAGGTGTGATGGCACCGGTGGCCTTGAAGGATGACGCGCCGCTTTTCGGATCGAGCCCGAGACGGAACTCGGTTTCGTTGAGGGTGCCGTCTCCATCCGGATCGGCGGCCGGGCCGGCGTTCGGATCGGAGGTGCTGCCAAAATTCGCAAGCTGCCATTCCTCGAAAGGTGTACGGTCCTGCGTGACGATGAGTCTTACTTCGCCAGGCGTGGTCGTGCTGATGGTGGCCTCGTAGCCTGCCGGGAGCGTGCCGATTTGTAGTCCGTCGTCATCGGTCAAGGTGCCGGTGTAGGTGATGAGGATGTGGTTTCCGGCGGTGAAGCCGGCGGTGGGAGTGACGTTGAGGGTCCCTGCGAGTGTCAGGTTTCCGGTGACCGCCACCTTGTCCGGGCTGCTGCCAAGTTCATAGTGGAGCACGCTCGTGGGGGACAGGGTGAGTCCGTTCGCAAGCGTCAGGGTTCCGATGGGAGCACCAGGTGACAGCGTGCCATGACAGGTGACCGCTCCGGCGATGCTGCCGCTGCCACCGAGGGTGGCCGTGGCGGCGACGGTCACCGCGGTGTTGGCGAGCGATCCGGTGACGAGGAGCCTGCCGGTGTTGATGGTGGTGTTGCCGGTATAATTGTTGGTTCCCGCCAGGGTGAGGGATCCGCCGCCGGTCTTGAGCAAATGGGTGATGTTTCCCGCGTTGCCGGCGGTGTTGCCATTGTTGATGCTTCCGGAGAAGGTGGTGGAGGTGTTGTTTCCACCGATGGCATAGGTCACCGCGGAGTTGTATCCACCCGCTCCGCCAAGTGTGGAACCCGCCGCACCGGTGAGCGAGCCAAGTGCGAAAGCGCTGCCCGACCTGCTTCCGAGTCCCCGTGTTCCGAGATCGAACGCCGCGTTCGGGCTGCCGGCGCTGCCGAACAACCGGAACGAGCCGCTGCCGTTGAGGGAAATCGTCCCGGAAAAATCCGTCAGGCTGCCTTCGATGTCGAAAACATTCGTGGCCGTCAGCGTGAGCGTGTGGCTGCCGCTGACGGCCTTGATTCCCTGGGCACCGCTGCCACTGCCACCGGTGATGGTGGAGTTCGCGGTAACGATGATGGGGTTGCCCGGTGTGAGCGCGCCAGTGGCCCATGTTCCTCCGGCGAGAGTGACCGGACCGCTGCCAAGGGCCGCGGCGTTGCCGATGGAAAGCGTTCCTCCGGAAATCATGGTTCCTCCCGAGTAGGTGTTGGCTGTGGCGATGTTCAGAACACCTGCTCCGCTTTTGCCGAGCGCGGTTTCTCCAATGATTTTGCCGTTTCCGGAAAAGGTGTAGTCCTTCGTCGCGTTGACGATGATCTCGTCCGGTTCGACATCGAGCGGGATGTTGACGGGATTCGTCGCATTTCCGGCATCGGTGAAGGAAACGATGGAGCCGTTCGAGAAGGCGAGGTTGCTGCCGGCGTTGGTCCAATTGGCGGAGGTGGTGTCCCAGTTTGAACTGGTGGCGCCGGTCCACGCGAGGTTGGCGGTGCCGGTCTTCTTGGCAAGCGTCATGATGATGGTGCCGGGCGTGGAAATGTCGAATGTGGCGACAAGATTCGTGTCGGCGGGAGCCTGCCACGACAACGCGGGCGTCCCGGCAAGCGTGCCGGTATAGGTCAGCAAGGTGTGGGTTCCCGCGACAGGAGCGGTGCCAGGAATCGGGCGGACGATCAGGGTGGTGCCGAGCGTCAGGTTTCCCTTGATGGAAGGTGGTGTCGCTCCGGGTGTCCCGTGTTCGAGAACCGCTCCATTTTGGAAGACTACATTTCCGGTGATGATGCCGGTGCCGCCGAGGGCCGCGTTGGCGGACACCGTCAGATTGCTGCCGGTGGTGCTGCCGTCGACCCGGAGAGTGCCCGTGCTGACGAGTGTCGCGCCGGTATGGGTGGATGCTCCCGACAGTGTCCAGATGCCGCTGCCGATCTTGGTGACGGCGGTCGTGCCGGTGCTGTTCACGATGGCTCCGGCAAAAGCGGCGTCGGTGTTTTTTCCGCCGATGCGCCAGGTGACCGTGCGTCCCGCGGTGGGACCACCACCGATGCCGGAGGTGGCGGAGCCGGTCAGTTCGCCGATATCGAGGGTGGGGCTGCTGCTGGAAATGTTGTAGTAAACGAATCCGTTCTCACCGACATTGATCGACGATCCTGCGAATCCGAAAGTATTGGTCACACGCATTTCCCCGCCATCCGCCCCGCCGATGAGATTGATCCGGCCGGAGAAGGCTGACCAGTTGCCCTTGAGATCGGTGCGGACATACGGGGTGTAGAAATTGAAGACGCCGCCGCCCGTCAGGGAGCCGGTGAGCGAGCAGCGCCCGTCAGCGTTCAAGCGGCCTGTCGCCCCCGTCGGGACGACGACATTCCAGGCGGCGGTTTCGCTGGCCTGCACGTTCGCCATGGTGAGCGTGCCGTTGTTCAGGGTGACGGAGCCGCTGCCCAATCCGGAACTGTTGGGGCTGGAGCCTGCCAGATAGATGGTGCCCTGGTTGATGGTGGTGCCGCCGGTATAAGTGTTCGCCTTGGCAAGGATGAGGGTGCCGGGACCGGTTTTCACGAGGCCGCCGCTGCCTCCGATGGCTCCGCTGATCTGCATGGAGCTGCCGTTCGTCGCGATGTCGAAGCCGCCGCCGGACGCCGCGAGGGTAAGGCTGCGGTTTGTGTTCGTCTGCGATCCGGTGAGCCGCAGCGTGCCACCATTGATGACGAAATTGCCCGCGGCGGCGGTGGCGGCACCGATGGAACCGGGCGTGCCCGCATCGCCCAAGGAATCGATGGCGAGCACGCCGCCATTGAGCAGGGTGGGTCCGGTGTAGTCGTTGACGGTGGAAATGGTGAGTGTTCCGGTTCCCGACTTGGTGAGACCGCCGCTCCCGCTGATGGAGCCGCTGCCGGTGAGCGTGTAGTCGGACGCGGAGTTCACCGTCAGACTGCCGACGGGCAGGGCTCCGGTGAGAGTGGCGATGGGGGAGGCGGAACCGCTGCCGTTGAAGGTGACGTGGTCGCCGGATACGAAGACATCGGGTTCTCCCTCAGCGAGCCAATTCGCGGAACCCGCGAGATCCCAGGCCCCGCCGCTGCCACGCCAGACGACGCTGGCGGGTGGCCGGGTCACGGGGATGATGAGATTCACCTGACCTGATCCCGCCGTCAGGGTATGGGGTGTGCCGGGCGGGACGGTGACGGCGAAGTTCGAGACATTGCCAGTGAGCGTGCCGGAATAGGTCGCAAGAGTGTAGGTGCCGGGGGAGAGAGTGCCTTCGAGAGCCTTGATGACGATTCCCACCTTCCCGGCCAAGCTCAGGTTGCCCGTGATGGCGATGCGGTCGCTTGTTCCGGCGGGGCCGGCCGCGAGATCGAAGGCGAAATAGGAACCGTCCTGGGCGGTAAGGCCGTTGGTAAAATTCAACGTGCCCGCACTTCCCATGCCGTCACCCGGAGTGATCGCTCCACGGTAGCCGAGTGTGACGGGTTGGGAGAAGGTGCCGGTGCCGCCGATCCTGCCGCCCGTCAGACCCGCGGCGGGGGCTCCACCCCAAATGCCACCCCAGACGGTGACGGGACTTTGTTGCAGATTTCCATTCAGGATCAGCGCGCCATCCCAGACGGTTGTTCTGCCGGTGTAGTTGTGGTTTCCCGTGAGGGTCATGCCTCCGGCTCCGTTTTTCACGAGCGGCATCGTGCCCGACAGGCTTCCTCCGCTGCCGTCAAAGACGTGGGACTTGGGCGAGGAAAAGGTGAGGGAAGACGGCTGGAGCGTGCCGCTCAGAGCTATGGTCGTGGTGTTGTTCGCTCCGATGTCGAAACGCACGCTGTCGCCATTGGTGAACGTGCTGTTGGAGCTGCCATTCAGCCAGCCCGGTGTGGTGGTGTCCCAAACGGTGTTACCCGGGCCACCGCGCCAGGTGAGTTTCGCATCCGCCATCGGGGCGGGTGGTGGAGGTGTCATGCCGGTGCCGAGGTAGTAATCCACGTAGTTCGCCTGCACGTAACCCTTGGTGGTGGCCTGCATGCGGTACTGGGGATTGTGCATCAACGTGTAGATGCGGGTGACGGAACCGGTCTTCGGCGTGTAGATCCGCAGTTCCGAATTGTCGTTCGCGACGCACAGCAGCTCCTCGCGCCAGTCGCCGAGGATGTCGCCCCAGAAGGCGGGGCGGCCGCCGTAGGCCTGATAGACGCCGGGAGGGGTTTCGTTGTAGATGGTGTAGAGGCGGGAGAAGCCTCCGGGATTCGCCGGATTGAATTTGCTGATGGCCGGACTCTCCGCCGTGCTGCCGACGGTGGCGATGAACTCGCGGCTGAGGTCGGCGTCCCACCAGATGGCTTCCGGCGGGAACGGCTGGCTCGGATAGATCTGGACACCCTTCGAGTTGTAAATGCCCGGCTGGGTGGAGAAAAATTCACACCCTTTCCATGACGGATCCATGTCCGCGACCACGCCACGTCCGACATCGACGACTCCGCCCGCATACCATTTCCTGATCATTCTGCCATTGCCGGGATCGAAGAGCGCGGTGGCCAGTCCGGTGCCGTTGTTCTGCTGGATGACGAAGTTTTCCAAGCCGGGCCGGTCAGGGTCGATGTCCGTCAGATGGAAGCGGTCGCCGTGGACGATTTCGCCGATGTTGAACAACTGGGTGCCGTTGTCATCAAGCACGTAGCCGATGTCGACGAACTCGTCCTTGCCGTCGTTGTCCACGTCGGCGATGCGGATCTGATGTCCCTCCGGGGCATGGAGGGCGCCGGAGTCCATCCATGACCAACGCTGGCCGAGCGCGCCACCGCGCCAATCCCACGCGGTGATGACGCCGTGGAAGTCATTGTTCGAATCACGGTTTTTCGCGGCGAGAATGACCGAAGGACGCAGCCCGTCCAGATAGGCGATGCCCATGTGACCGTTCATCGGGCCGTCCGCGAGACGTGGATTCGGCACGGGGGCGCGGGCCATCTCCGCGCCTGTCATGCCATTGACGATGGACAGGAACTGGGCGTTGTCACTGGCACCGCCGCTGACGACGGCTCCGTTTCCGAAGACCACGCCGTTCGAAGTGCGGACGATGACTTCTGATTTTCCATCACCGTCCATGTCATACACCGTGACGTTGTCTCCATGTCCGATGCCGATGGCGGACGAACCCGGTTCGATGTTGTAGTGATAGACACTGTTCGGCCCCATGTTCATCTGCCAGAGCAGGGTGCCGTCGCGCTTGTAGGCCTGCAGCCACTGGCGTGCCTCCACATTCGGATTCGTGCGGTCCACCACGAAATCATATTCGCCATCACCATCGAGGTCGCCGACCCAGCAGAATTTCACCCGGTAGGACGCGGTCGGTGTGTCGTCCGGAGTCGGTCGGATGGGGACGGGGATGTATTGGCGGGTGGGAGGGGCTACCGGAAGCGTGAATGGTGTGCTGGAGGGATGTGCCCATATGTCCTGCGTCTCCACTCCTGACAGAACGGGTTTTACGGAATAGGAATAACCCGTGCCAGCCAGGTTCGGCGGGGTGTCGAGATAGTCGCTGGTGGCGGTGAGCGGCGTGGCGTTGATTTTCACCGCAGTCGCGCCATTGGCCGAACGGTAGAGGTTGAACGCGACATCCGGAGGATCATTTCCGAGCAGCCTCCAGCCGATGTAAACCTGCGTGCTGTTCGTCCTGACGGCTACGATGCCGCGGCCCAGGCGTTCCATCTGCCTTTGGGCTGAGGCGGGGTTGGTGAAAAACAACGCCGTGACGCAGGCGATGGTGGATTTGAGAAGCAGGCGGTTCATGGGTTTGCAGCCGGAGGACGGGATGATCCCGCCCTGTCATGCGAAAGGTCTGCGGTGACCCGGACGGCGTCCATCACACGAACGGGTTAAGCCCCTTCGTCGAGACCTCGCCAGCTCCGTCGGGCGAGGAGAATGACCACGCCCGCCGTGATGATGAACAGGCCGATGCCCGCGATCTTTTCAATATCCGGAGACCCGGCTTCGGATGCGGGCGCCGGAACTTCCTTCGGTTTCATCGTATGATCCACCGGGGCCAGTGAAAACGTGAGCGAGGGATCACGGGCATCGACGGTTTTCTTTTCCAGCGGTTCCGCATCACGGTTGAAGCGGGAGGCGGTGCAATCGAACACCGCCATGGCTCCGCTTTCCAGATTGCCGAATCGTGGGAAAAATTCCGCCTTCACCGAGACCGGCCAGATCCGGGGCCGTGGGTAGGTCAGGATGAAGGCGATGTCATCCTGCACCTCGGACAGGCATTCCACCTGATCCGGCAGCAAGGGGTCTCCACCCGCGATGATAGAAATCAGATGGGTGGGGGATTGTTCCAGAAGTGCCTTGGCAGCCGCCTGCCCGGCCTCGTCGGTGATCGGAGGGATGCCGTTTCCGAGCAAGGCTTGGGCGAACGGGATCGACGTGCGGACGACCACCCGCATGTTGTCGGGAAAAACGCGGATTTCCGTGTCGTTCTCAAATCCGACATGGGCACGCGCGAAGTTGCCAAGCGCGAGAATCAGGAGGATGGAAAAACGGTGCGGCACGGTGATATGGAAAACGGATGACCGTGTTCCGCGCCGCTTGCATCGGTCGTCGCGGCACGGATGGTTCTGAACCTCCACTACAAGCACGGCATGACGATCTCGTGTCGATACCCTGAACGGGTGAGGCGGGGTCACGAGGGGTGGGCTTCGTAGCCTTGAAGCTGTTTCAGAAGAAAGGATTGTTCGGATTTCACCTCGGCCAGATCGAGCGCTTTCTGGAGATGGCGGACGGCGGTCTGGTAGTTTCCAAGCTGGGCCTCGAATTCACCCAGCACGGCGTGGATGAGATAATAGTTTTCCAACGGTTTGCGGTTCCGGATGGCCTCGACCGCCTCGATTCCGGCGGCAGGGCCCCGGACCTTCGCGACGGCGACCGCGCGGTTCAGGGCGATGATGGGAGAGTCGTTGATCCCGAGCCACTGGTCGTAGCGGTTGAGAATGCCGGGCCAGTCGGTGGACGCGTCGTCGCCGGCGGTGGCGTGGCTGGCGGCGATGATGGCCTGCAAATGGTATTCGCTCAGGCTGTCGCCCTCGGCGGAGAGAGTGAGATGGTGAAGCCCTTGCGCGATCATCGGGCGGTGCCAGGTGCCGCGGTCCTGATCGGCGAGGCGGAGAAGTCCGCCTTGTGGGTCCAGACGTCCGGGGAGGCGCGCGGCATTCAGCAGCATCAGGGCGAGCAGCGCGTGCGTGCGGGGCTGGCTTGTGGCGGGATGATCCGCCAGCAGTGTGGTGAGACCGATGGCTTCGGCGCAGAGATCCTCCCGGATGAGGTTGTCGCCGCTGGAGGCCTTGTAGCCTTCGTTGAACAAAAGATAGAGCACATGGAGCACGCTTTCGAGCCGGGGTGCGAGGTCCGGGCCGGACGGGATTTCAAAAGGGATCCCGAGGTCGCGGATCTTCTGGCGGGCGCGTGTCAGCCGTTTCGCGATGGCCGCCTCGCTGGTGATGTAGGCTTTGGCGATTTCTCCGGGACTGAATCCGCAGAGAGTTTTGAGCGCGAGCGCGGATTGGTCGTCCTGGGAAACCAGCGGGTGGCAACAGGCGAATATGAGACGCAGGCGGTCGTCCTTGATCTCGTCATCGAAGCGGGGCTGAGAATCCACAGACGAATCACCGGACCAGTTTTCAAGCGTGGCGATGATCGCCGGTTGCTTGGTGTGGAAGGATTTTTCCCGGCGGATGATATCAAGCGCACGGTTGCGTGCGGTCTGCATGAGCCATGCGGCGGGATTTTCCGGGATGCCGTGGTAGGGCCAGGTTTGCAAGGCGCGGATCA
Protein-coding regions in this window:
- a CDS encoding autotransporter-associated beta strand repeat-containing protein, which codes for MNRLLLKSTIACVTALFFTNPASAQRQMERLGRGIVAVRTNSTQVYIGWRLLGNDPPDVAFNLYRSANGATAVKINATPLTATSDYLDTPPNLAGTGYSYSVKPVLSGVETQDIWAHPSSTPFTLPVAPPTRQYIPVPIRPTPDDTPTASYRVKFCWVGDLDGDGEYDFVVDRTNPNVEARQWLQAYKRDGTLLWQMNMGPNSVYHYNIEPGSSAIGIGHGDNVTVYDMDGDGKSEVIVRTSNGVVFGNGAVVSGGASDNAQFLSIVNGMTGAEMARAPVPNPRLADGPMNGHMGIAYLDGLRPSVILAAKNRDSNNDFHGVITAWDWRGGALGQRWSWMDSGALHAPEGHQIRIADVDNDGKDEFVDIGYVLDDNGTQLFNIGEIVHGDRFHLTDIDPDRPGLENFVIQQNNGTGLATALFDPGNGRMIRKWYAGGVVDVGRGVVADMDPSWKGCEFFSTQPGIYNSKGVQIYPSQPFPPEAIWWDADLSREFIATVGSTAESPAISKFNPANPGGFSRLYTIYNETPPGVYQAYGGRPAFWGDILGDWREELLCVANDNSELRIYTPKTGSVTRIYTLMHNPQYRMQATTKGYVQANYVDYYLGTGMTPPPPAPMADAKLTWRGGPGNTVWDTTTPGWLNGSSNSTFTNGDSVRFDIGANNTTTIALSGTLQPSSLTFSSPKSHVFDGSGGSLSGTMPLVKNGAGGMTLTGNHNYTGRTTVWDGALILNGNLQQSPVTVWGGIWGGAPAAGLTGGRIGGTGTFSQPVTLGYRGAITPGDGMGSAGTLNFTNGLTAQDGSYFAFDLAAGPAGTSDRIAITGNLSLAGKVGIVIKALEGTLSPGTYTLATYSGTLTGNVSNFAVTVPPGTPHTLTAGSGQVNLIIPVTRPPASVVWRGSGGAWDLAGSANWLAEGEPDVFVSGDHVTFNGSGSASPIATLTGALPVGSLTVNSASDYTLTGSGSISGSGGLTKSGTGTLTISTVNDYTGPTLLNGGVLAIDSLGDAGTPGSIGAATAAAGNFVINGGTLRLTGSQTNTNRSLTLAASGGGFDIATNGSSMQISGAIGGSGGLVKTGPGTLILAKANTYTGGTTINQGTIYLAGSSPNSSGLGSGSVTLNNGTLTMANVQASETAAWNVVVPTGATGRLNADGRCSLTGSLTGGGVFNFYTPYVRTDLKGNWSAFSGRINLIGGADGGEMRVTNTFGFAGSSINVGENGFVYYNISSSSPTLDIGELTGSATSGIGGGPTAGRTVTWRIGGKNTDAAFAGAIVNSTGTTAVTKIGSGIWTLSGASTHTGATLVSTGTLRVDGSTTGSNLTVSANAALGGTGIITGNVVFQNGAVLEHGTPGATPPSIKGNLTLGTTLIVRPIPGTAPVAGTHTLLTYTGTLAGTPALSWQAPADTNLVATFDISTPGTIIMTLAKKTGTANLAWTGATSSNWDTTSANWTNAGSNLAFSNGSIVSFTDAGNATNPVNIPLDVEPDEIIVNATKDYTFSGNGKIIGETALGKSGAGVLNIATANTYSGGTMISGGTLSIGNAAALGSGPVTLAGGTWATGALTPGNPIIVTANSTITGGSGSGAQGIKAVSGSHTLTLTATNVFDIEGSLTDFSGTISLNGSGSFRLFGSAGSPNAAFDLGTRGLGSRSGSAFALGSLTGAAGSTLGGAGGYNSAVTYAIGGNNTSTTFSGSINNGNTAGNAGNITHLLKTGGGSLTLAGTNNYTGNTTINTGRLLVTGSLANTAVTVAATATLGGSGSIAGAVTCHGTLSPGAPIGTLTLANGLTLSPTSVLHYELGSSPDKVAVTGNLTLAGTLNVTPTAGFTAGNHILITYTGTLTDDDGLQIGTLPAGYEATISTTTPGEVRLIVTQDRTPFEEWQLANFGSTSDPNAGPAADPDGDGTLNETEFRLGLDPKSGASSFKATGAITPSGFTLTWPSAAGLVFEVRRGADPAGPWELLETLAPITDGPGHFTDSEPPPTGAFYRIILLP
- a CDS encoding Gfo/Idh/MocA family protein — its product is MYTRRHFLQTTFGASAGLIAVPGIFSGSLFAQDSPNKRIQVAQIGCGRMGLADMESILSEKLARVVAVCDLDPKRAAEGKRRIEGKYKKDGESSVSVKVYSDYRELLADPTIDAVVVSLPDHWHGLAASAAAIAGKHIYCQKPLTYNIQESIALRTAVRAKKVILQTGSQQRSENPFTAFRAAIESVWNGRVGKLKSIQIGVGLDKASGRKPQAMPIPAGFDFDTWLGSAPQQDYMEGRVHPQDSFGGRPGWITTEDFGLGMITNWGAHHLDIAHLVMGQQLGGPSTVEAKAGFMKDDQWTVHDTYHIEMLYPDDVKVVLDNKFENGLKIEGEEGWIFCTRGAVKVTASDGNGSKDDGKSALRASDPKLISPLGADAKRLAPSSNQYRNWLEAIVANKDPIAPVDEAARSVQACCAGWISMKLGRKVTWDVKTESFGNDAEANAFCSRKARKAEFDIAALLKSGGI
- a CDS encoding RNA polymerase sigma factor codes for the protein MTFSSSSQEIPRLTEHLFRQEAGKLVSALTGLFGMARLQLAEDVVQEAMIRALQTWPYHGIPENPAAWLMQTARNRALDIIRREKSFHTKQPAIIATLENWSGDSSVDSQPRFDDEIKDDRLRLIFACCHPLVSQDDQSALALKTLCGFSPGEIAKAYITSEAAIAKRLTRARQKIRDLGIPFEIPSGPDLAPRLESVLHVLYLLFNEGYKASSGDNLIREDLCAEAIGLTTLLADHPATSQPRTHALLALMLLNAARLPGRLDPQGGLLRLADQDRGTWHRPMIAQGLHHLTLSAEGDSLSEYHLQAIIAASHATAGDDASTDWPGILNRYDQWLGINDSPIIALNRAVAVAKVRGPAAGIEAVEAIRNRKPLENYYLIHAVLGEFEAQLGNYQTAVRHLQKALDLAEVKSEQSFLLKQLQGYEAHPS